The following DNA comes from Bryobacteraceae bacterium.
CTCGGCTTCGTTGGCGTTGACGGGGAACGTCTCGTAGTTGCGTCCGCCGGGATGCGCCACACGATAGGTGCAGCCGCCCACGGCTCTTCCGGCGACACGATCGTAGAGGTCGAACACCAGCGGCGTATGGACAGCGATGGTCGGGTGCAGGCACCGCGGCGGCTGCCAGGCGCGGTAGCGGACGCCGCAGACGAACTCGCCGTGGGTGCCGGTTGGACGCAGCGGAAGCACGTGGCCGTTGCATGCCACCTGTAAGCGCTCGCCGGTGAGATTGCGGACGCGCACCTGGAGGCGCTCCACCGACGAATCCACGTAGCGCGTGGCGCCGCCAGCGGCGGGTTCCTCTCCCAGCACGTACCAGGGCTCGATGCCTTGCCGCAGCTCGATCTCAACGCCTTCGTAGATGACGCGCCCGTAGACCGGGAACCGGAACTCGAAGTGGGGCGCGAACCACTCGTCTTCCATCCCGTAACCGGCCCGCCGCAGCCCTCCGAGCACGGCGCTGAAATCGCGCTCAACGAAGTACGGCAGCAGGAACTCGTCGTGCAGGCGCGTGCCCCACCGCACGGGCCGCTCGCGATACGGCTCGCGCCAGAAGCGAGCAATCAGGGCCCGCAGGAGCAATTGCTGGGTGAGGCTCATGCGCGCGTGGGGGGGCATCTCGAAGGCGCGCATTTCGAGCAGACCGAGACGGCCGCTCGATGAATCGGGCGAGTAGAGCTTGTCGATGCAGAACTCGGCGCGGTGGGTGTTGCCGGTGACGTCGACGAGCAGGTTGCGGAAAATGCGATCCACCATCCACGGCGGGCATGACTGGCCGTGAGCCGGATCGGGCAAAAGCCCGCACGCGATCTCGAGTTCATAGACGGCGTCGGCGCGCGTTTCGTCGACGCGCGGGGCCTGACTCGTGGGGCCGATGAATGTCCCGGAAAAGAGGTAAGAAAGCGAGGGGTGATTCAGCCAGTAGCAGACGAGGGACCGCAACAGATCCGGCCGGCGCAGGAAAGGACTGTCGGCGGGCCTGGCTCCGCCGAGGACGATATGGTTGCCGCCGCCGGTGCCGGTGTGGCGGCCGTCGAGCATGAACTTCTCGGTTCCAAGCCGGCACTGGCGCGCCTGCTCGTAGAGCGTGGTGGTGATATCGACCAGTTCGTTCCAGTTCGACGCCGGCTGTACGTTCACTTCGATGACGCCGGGATCGGGCGTCACCTTCAACTGGTGGAGACGTGAATCGTAAGGCGGCGCGTATCCTTCGACGAGAACCGGCATGCACAATTGCGCGGCGGTGTCCTCCACGGCCATCACCAGTTCGAGATAGTCGGCCGCGGAAGAAGTAGGGGGAAGGAACACATGAATCCGGCCGTGGCGCGCCTCCACGGCGAGGGCCGTGCGCACGATGGGGCCTTCCGACGACGCCACCTGCTCGTGAACGCGCTGACGGTGCGCGGTGGGCGCGGCCGCGGTGACGATGGCAGGCTGCGGGAAGTCCTGCAGCGGACCCAGGGGATCGGCTTCGAACACCTGCTGAGCACGAGCCGGCGGTTCGTGGCCGAGGCTCTGCAGAGGAAGGCGCAGACCCACCGGCGAATCGCCCGGCGCGAGGAACAGGTGGCGGCCGCGAAGCATCCACATGCCGCTTTGCCAGGCTGGACCGTCCTTGGTGAACACGCGCCGCAGCGGAAGCACGAAACCGCTGGGCTGATCGAGCCCGCGCTCGAACACACGGCGGAGACGGTCGCGTTCCTCCGGATCGGCGAGGCGGCTATCGCCGGGCGTTACGTTGTAGGGCAGCTTGCGCTCTTTGTGGATGTACTCGAGGGGATCTTCGAAGGCGGCGATCACGAACGAGGGTCCGACGGTGACGCGGTCGGCGAGCGAATCGGCGAACCGGCGCGCCTCTTCAACGCCGTAGCCGTAGTCGTACTCGGGATTGGCGATCCAGCGGTCGTCGCGCCACAACGGCGTCTTGTCGGATCGCCAGTAGCAGGTGAAAGCCCAACGCGGCAGGGATTCGCCGGGATACCACTTGCCCTGCCCGAAGTGCAGCAGGCCTCCGGGAGCGAAACAGTCGCGCAGACGGCGGATGAGATGGCCGGCGCGCCGTTCCTTTTCCTTGCCGAGCGCGGCTGTGTTCCACTCTTCGCCGTCCATGTCGTCGATGGAGACGAAGGTGGGCTCGCCGCCCATTGTGAGCCGGGCGTCAGCGGCGATCAGTTCGTCATCCACCTGGTGGCCAAGGGCTTCGATCCGCGACCATTGGTCTTCCGTGTAGGGCTTGGTGACGCGCGGGTCCTCGTGAATGCGCGTCACCTTCATGTGGTGCGCGAACTCCACCTTGGACGGGCTGACGAGACCGGTGATGGGTGCGGCCGATGAAGGTTCCGGCGTGGCGGCGAGCGGGATGTGGCCTTCGCCCGCGAAGAGACCCGAGGTTGGATCCAGCCCCACCCAGCCGGCGCCGGGCAGGTAGACCTCGGTCCACGCGTGGAGATCGGTGAAGTCTTCGGCCGGCCCCGAAGGGCCATCGAGAGATTTCACGTCGGCGGTCAACTGGATGAGATAGCCGGAGACGAAACGCGCGGCGAGACCGAGGTTGCGCAGGACCTGCACAAGTAGCCAAGCCGAGTCGCGGCAGGAGCCGCTTGCGGACTCGAGCGTCTGTTCCGGCGTTTGCACGCCGGGCTCCATGCGGATGAGGTACGTGATTTCCTTTTGGAGACGCTGGTTGAGGCTCACGAGGAACGTGACGGCGTGTTGGGGCGTACGGTCAATGGCGGCCACGTACTCGGCGAGCCGCGGCGTCAGGGGCAGGGTCTCGCGAAAGGGCCGCAACTGGCTCGCGAGATTGGGATCGTACTCGAAAGGGAAATTCTCGGCTTCAGGTTCGAGGAAGAAGTCGAAGGGGTTGACCACCGTCATGTCGGCCACGAGATCCACTTCCACGGAGAACCGGTCCGTCTTCTCCGGGAAGACATAGCGCGCCACCCAGTTGCTTTGCGGATCCTGCTGCCAGTTGACGAAGTGGTTCGACGGCTCGACCTTCAGCGAATAGCTCTGAACGTGAGTGCGGGAATGCGGCGCGGGACGCAGGCGAACCAACTGCGGCGACAGAGTCACCAACTGGTCGTATTCGTAAATCGTTTGGTGGTGGAGTGCGACTCGAATGGACACGCGAATGGACAGATCCTTCCCAGGTTTGGGCCCAGTTTGGGGCGAACGTGGCCGATCCATTCAGGATAACCTGGAAGCCGTGTCATTCCGACTCCTTCTTTTCGCTGCCGCGGTTGCGAGCCCAACCGCCGCCGAGGTGTTGTTCCGCGCCGACTTCGAGACGGGCGACCTGAGCCAGTGGGCGGCGAGCGGGACGCGCGGGCAGAACACGACGCCGCGCAATGCCGCCGCAGTGAGCGATGTTGTCCATAGCGGGAAGTACGCGGGCCGGTTCACGATCCACGCGGATGACGTGTTCAACGATCGCCAGTTGCGTGTGCAGGTGGGCGGACCGCGGATCACGGTGGAGGAGGGTTCCGACACATATCTTTCGTTCTGGCTGTACATGGCGGAGGCGCCGAAGGATCGCGACAACTTCTTCTACTGGGAAGGCGCGCCGCCGCCGCGCTACAACAACGTGATGACGTGGTGGGTGGAGCCGCGCGAGGGCGGGGGAGCGTGGATCCGGTACGGTACGGGCAACCTGGGACGCAACGGCACGGAGTGGGAGGCGGAGTTCACGCCGGGCAAGTGGCATCACCTGGCGATGCACATTCACTGGTCCGAAGATGCCGCAAAGGGGCGCGTACGGTTGTGGTTCGACGGGGCGCCGGCGCTGGACCGGGCGTTGAAGACGAAGGGCGCGGAATCCGTGTACTTCTGCCAGCCGGGAATTCACCGGAGTCCGCATCGGCCGTCCGAGGATACGATCTACTTCGACGACTTCGTGATGGCGACGACGCTCGGCGAAGTGCTCCCGAAGCCGTAGCTGTCCCCTGTAACTGTCCCCTTGATTACCGAGAGGAGTTGCTCTATACTCGGTAACCGAGACCATGAGTAGACCCTCCGATCTCGTTCAAGGCACTCTCGACCTCCTTCTCCTGAAGATCATCGCCCTCGAACCCCTCCATGGCTGGGCCATCGGCCAGCGGCTGCGGCACGTCTCCGGCGAGACGTTGCAGGTTAGCGACGGCTCACTCTACCCGGCGCTGCACAAGCTCGAGCAATCGGGCTGGATCACGGCGGAGTGGAAGGTCACCGAAAACGGCCGGCGTGCGAAGTTCTACAAGCTCACCCGGCCCGGACAGAAGGCCCTCGCGCGCGAGGCGGAGACCTGGGAGCGGCTTTCGCAGGCCATTTCCGCGGTGGTTCGGCTCGAACGGGCGTAGTTCGATGCGGTTGTTGTACACGCTTCGCCTTCGGCTCCGGTCTCTCTTCCGGAGGTCGGCCGTGGAGCGCGATCTCGACGAGGAGATTGCCTATCACGTAGCGCGCCGGGTCGAAGAGGAGATCGCGAGGGGAGTTGAACCGACGGAGGCGCGGCGCATCGCGATCCGCGCCATGGAGGGCATCGAACAACACAAGGAGGCTTGCCGCGACATGAGACGCACAACCCCGGTGGAAGACCTGATCCGCGATCTTCGCTACGCCGCCCGGTCTCTGCTGCGCAGCCCGGCGTTCACGGCAGTGACGCTGCTCTCGCTCGCGCTCGGAATCGGCGCCAACACCGCCATCTACAGCTTGATCGACAAACTGCTGGTCGAATCGCTCCCGGTGGAGAATCCGCGGGAATTGGTGATGTTTCAGCCCGAAGGCTACCGCAGCGGCTGGATCATGGACCGATCGAACGTCTCGTATCCCTTGTACCGTGGGCTCTCGGAGGCGCAAGACGGATTCACCGGGCTGCTCGCGGAACGGAGCGACAACGCGAGCATGGAGTACAACGGCGTCACGCAACGCGTGGCGATCGCAGCCGTGAGCGGGAACTACTTTCAGGTGCTTGGTGTGCGGCCCGCCGCTGGGCGCCTGCTCAGTCCGGACGACAACCGGACTCCTGGCGCACACCCCGTCGCCGTACTCACCCACGGATTCTGGCGCGAGCGATTCGGCGCGGACCCAGCGATCGCGGGCCGCTCCGTGCGCATCAATGGCTATCCGTTCACCATCGCCGGAGTCGCCCAGTCGCCCTTCAACGGCTTGGAAGTGGGGGGCACGCTCGACGTCATCGTTCCGGCAATGATGCTCCGGCAGGTGACCACCTACGGCGATGCGCTCGAGAGCCGCAGTTCGTACATATTCAACCTCTACGGCCGGCTGAAGCCGGGCGTCACGCGCGCTGGCGCCGAGGCGAGGCTTCAGCCGCTCTACCTCGCTCAGGTCGAGCAGGACGTCGCCGCGGCGGGGGCGCGCGGCCCCAGCGACGATCGTTGGCGCGAAAGTAAAGTTCACCTCGTGGACGGGCGCCGCGGCACATCGCGTCTCCGGTCGACTTTGCAAACACCGCTCACCGCGCTGCTGGCCATGACCGTCGTTGTGCTGCTGATCGCTTGCGCCAACATCGCCGGTCTGCTGATGGCGCGCTCGGCGGCGCGGGCCAAGGAGATCGGCATCCGGCTGGCCATCGGAGCGTCGCGGAGACGCATCGCCCGGCAATTGCTAACCGAAAGCCTTCTGCTGGCGGCCGCCGGCGGGCTGCTCGGTCTGTTGGTGGCGAACGCGACCCTTCGCGCGCTTGTCGCCCAGGCGGGCGAGAGCGGCCAACGCCTTCTCGCTGTGATCGGATTCCTAGATACGAGGGTGCTCGGAGTCGCGTTCGCCGCGTCACTCATCACCGGACTGACCTTCGGCGTCCTCCCCGCTCTGCGAGCTTCGCGTCAGGCCGCCGTGCATCTCAAGGCGGGCGCCTCCTCGGAGCGGGCCGGCCATGTCCGCTTGCGGAAGGCCCTTGTGACCGCGCAGGTAGCGCTCGGGATCGTGCTCGTCGCGGCCGCGGGTCTCTTCCAGCGCACGCTGCAGAATCTCCGCACCACTGAAACCGGATTCGAAGCGAGCCACCTGGCGCAGTTCAGCCTCAACGCCGGGTACGCCGGGCACCAGCCGGCCGGCACGGCTGTGCTGTTCGATCGGATCCTCTCCGGCCTGCGCGCGATTCCCGGCGTCGAAAGCGCAACCGCCGCTACCTTTCCGATATTCGCGAACTCGCATGTCAATTTCTGGTTGGAAGTGGAAGGGTATAACTACGCGGAGAACGAGAACCGCTCCTGCGTCTCGAACGCGCTCGCCCCCGGCTACTTCAGAATCATGGGGATGAAGCTGCTCCGCGGCCGGGACTTCGCCGCCTCGGACGCCCGCAACGCTCCGCGGGTCACCATCGTCAACGAAACCTTCGCCCGGAAGTATTTCCCGAACCGCGATCCGATCGGACATCGAATCCGGCTCAGTTGGGGACTCGGCACGCGCTATTCGTACGAGATCGTCGGTGTGGTGAAGGACGCCCGGCTCGCTAATCTGCGCGACGCACCGGAGCGAAACTTTTTCATGCCGCTTGCCCAGTGGGACCCGCTCAACTCCGCCGTCTTTTACGTGAGGGTGAGGCCCGGGGGCGTTTCGGCCGACATTCGAAACACGGTTCAGCGGCTGGCGCCGGCGATACCGATCACGGGCTACCGAACCATCGAACAACAGATCGACCGGCTGCTCACGCCGGAGCGGCTGGTCGCCTCGCTCTCGCTTGCGTTCGGGCTCCTCGCCACGGGACTGGCGGCGTTCGGGCTCTACGGCGTCACCGCATTCTCGGTGGCACGCCGCACGCGCGAGATCGGCATCCGGATCGCGCTCGGCGCGCAGCGATCCACGGTGCTCGGCATGGTGCTTACTGACGTCGGACGAATGGCCGCCTTCGGCATCGCGATCGGCCTGGCTCTATCGCTCGCCCTGTCGCGATACGTCGAGTCGCAGCTATTCGGCGTCGCGCCGCGCGACGTTGCCACGCTGGCGGCCGCGGCGCTGCTACTCAGCGCCGCCGCGCTGTTTTCCGGCTGGCTGCCGGCGCGCCGCGCCACGCGGGTTGATCCCGTCCGCGCCCTCCGCCAGGACTGACCTATCATCGGATGGAGTGAAGCCCGTCGAGATCGCCCGCCTCATCGCCGTGCTGGTGTGGAGCTTCGGCGTCATCGGCCTTTCCGCGTACCTGTTCCAACCCGTCGGCCGGATTGGCAAATGGATTCTGATCGCCGTCGACAGTGGCCTGGTGGCGTTGGCGATCGCGTGGATGAACCGTAGCGGGCCGTTCGGGCCGCGTCGTCCACGATACCGGCGCGCCCCGACTACCGCGGAGAACTACGCGAAGGTCGCTGGGCAGGTCCGCGCGATCGCCGACGCGGAGCTCGTGGCCGGCAATCGCCTCGAGTATTGCCAGGAGAGCGAAGGGCGATTTTATCTCCGGTTCGCCGGGCCGTTCCGGACCGAGCCGGCATCGCTCCCGCGGCAGGAACGCTTCGGCTGGGAACACTACTACGAGAACCCGGACGGGACGGCGATCGCCACGGCGCATTGGCGGACGTCGTCGGCCGAAACGCCCGTCCTCTGCGAGCATCTGCGCGGCGTCGAGGTGGCGATGCATCGCGCCGGCATCCGGCTGAACGGGCAGTACGGCACGGATATAGGGGTACTCTCGATGGTGTGCGAACTGCAGGCGGACGCAGCGAAGGCGGCATACGGCCTGGCGGAGTGCGTGGAAGCGCGCGAGGTGGAGTGGATGGACCGGTTCGACCGCGTGACCGAGGGCTGGCTCGTCTGCCACGCCTGCGGTCTGCGAATCACCGGCGCCGGCGGGCGGCGATTCCCGGACTTCGAGGCTACTGAGCGCGACGGATCGCCCCGATGATCGTGTTCGCCGAAACCTGCGGCACGAAGTTGTAGTTCTCGCCGGAGTTCATCTTGATGTGGAACGCCACGTGGCCGCCGAGCCGCAGACGGTTCTGCGACGCCTCCGCGATGGTGTCCACGTTGATGTTGAAACCATCGTTCGAATTCGAAAAGAACGTGAGGTTCTTCCCGTTGAGCGTCAGCGTCCCGTAGCAGCCGTTCGCCGACGAGCGTCCCTGCCCGAAATCGATCGGAAAGCCGGACAACATCGCCGAACCGTGGTGGTGATAGACGCGCCAGGCCGGCGCGGCAGGCTGGTTCCTGTATTGCCGCTGGTCGTTGCTCGAGTCGTACCGGTTCGCGGCGATGAGGTCCACGGCCGCTGTCCGCGTTTGGGACCGGCCGCGCGCATCGAAAGCGGTCATCGTATACGTGGTGGTCGATTTCGGGAACACCGTCACACGTCCTTGGGTCGACGTAAGGTTCCCCACCTCCGGCGTGATCTCCACGCGCACGGCGTTCCGTGTGGCATAGGTGATCGTCACGATCTGACCGGGGTTGTAGATCCTGGATGGGCTGAGCGTGAACTGCGTGATTACCGGTTCGGACGGCAACCCCGATGACGGGGATTGCACAGAGAGCGTCGCGGTCCGGCGGACCGGACCGCCAGCGCCTTCGGCAACGATCTCGGCCGAGATCGGCTGCGTCGGCATCCGCACGACGGTGGACCCGGAATGATCCACTTGCCGGTTATTGATCCGAACCGAGGTGGCGTTCTGCACGGACCAGTCGAGCCGCGCACTCTGTCCACCGGAAACCACCGGCGGCGTGAATCCGAACCGCGTGATCTCCACCTGCCGCGCCGGCGGCGCCTCACGCGCGACGTTCAGCACCAGCGACTGTTCCGCCACGCGTCCATCGCTGCTCGTGGCGCGCAGGGTGTAGCGGGTAGACGCCTGCACGCGGACCGGCGCCGACCCCGAGGGCGGAAGCTTTGTACTGCCGATCTTTACCTGATTCGCGCCGATCACCGACCAATGGAGCCGCGCTTCAGCGCCGGGCGTCACCGTCGTGGGGCTCACCTCGAACGACAGGATCTTCGGGCCGGCGGTTACCGGCTGGCGCTCATCGTTGGTCTGGTCGTTGGGACGATCCTCGTCGTTCGAAGACTCCTCTTCCTTTCGTTGCTGGTTTCGCGGCGCCACGGTAACCCGCAACACGCGTTCCTGACGTCCAGCCTTGTTCATGGCGACGAGCGAATAGGCGGTGGTTTCCTCCGGGCTCACCGACATCGTTCCGGAAGACGGCTGCTCAAGCCCGCCGACATACACCTGCGTCGCGTCCTTGACGGACCATGTGAGCTTCGCGCTTTCCCCGGCCCGCACCGTTTCGCGGTCGGCGCGGAAATACTCGATCGAGGCCGGCGCTCCGCCGCCGCGGGGCCAGAAGACCGCCGCGGCCACCAGCGCGAACACAACGCCCGCCACGGCCGCTAGCCACTTTGGAAATCCTCCCACCGGCGCCGGTTTTGGCGGCGCCGGACTTGGTAGGGGCGGCTTGGTGGGCGACGGCTCGGTCTTGGCCACCGGCGGCGCCGGTTTCGGATCAGGCGCCGGCGCGGGTGCGGCCGCCTCCCCGCGCAGAGCGCGCTGAAAGGCCTCCATGGTCGCGAACCGCTTCTCCGGCTCGAGCGCCAGCGCCTGCAGGAGGGCGCGCTCCTGCATGTCGCCGATCCCGGCGCCGAGCGAAGACGGCGTGGGCAGCGGATGACGGTAGCGGTCCGGCGCGGGCAGCGGCATTTCGCCGGTGATGGATCGATACATGGTCGCCGCGACGGCGTAGACGTCGGTCCAGGGGCGTTGGTCGCCGCGCGTTTCGTACTGCTCCGGCGGCGCGAACCCGGGTTTGAGGATCACCGAAATATTGCGGCTCTGCTGGCCCATCGAGTAGCGGGCCGCGCCGAAGTCGATCACCTTGATCTGCCCGCTCCACAGCACGAAAATATTATCGGGACTGATGTCGCGATGCAGCAGCCCGGCCTTGTGGACTTCACGAAGGGCGTCCATCACCGGCGTCATCACGCGCAGCGCCATATCCCAGTTCACCTTGCCGCCGGAGCGCGCCAGGAACTCCTCGAAGGTGATGCCGTCCAGATGTTCCAGCACCATATAGGCGGTGCCGTTGGCCGGGAAGTAGTTCTTCACGGCGACGATGTTCGGGTGATTCTCGAACTGCGCCACTACGCGAGCCTCTTCGAGGTACCGCTCGAGGCCCCAGTCATAATCGTTGCGGACGTTCGGCGAGTGCGCGAATACCCGCGGATCGCCTGTGGCGCGCACACCGACTCCAGACGGGAAGTACTCCTTGATCGCGATACGGCGGGCGAGATTCAGATCCCAGCCGAGGTAGGTGATGCCGAACCCGCCGGCGCCCAGGCAGCGGCCCACCAGGTATTGCTCCTTGAGCACGAAGCCAGGGTCCAGGTACATCGTGGACTGCGCCGGGGACCCGTGCCGCCACTCGCACTTCGGGCACACATCGCCCTCGCCAGTGAACTGCATGCATCCAAGACAAAGACCGTTTGGAATGGCAGCATCCATATTCAGCCTGCTTCGAACATGTTATCCGGACTTCCGACGTAGAATCGGTCTCCGGGCTTGAGTTCTTCCCTGGCGCCTGGCTGGAGACGCCGGTTGCCGGCGGCGAAGAACGTCCCGTTCGAGGACCATAGATCCTCGAGCCAGACGCGGCCGGAGCTATCGCGGGTCACCTGACAGTGGCGTTTCGAGACCATGGCGGCATCGCCCGGGAAGACGAGATTCGCCGCGCCGGCGTCGCGCCCGAACACGCACGGGGCATCGCCGAGCGGAATCGCCTGGCCGCTGAAGGTTCCCTGCAGTCCGCGCAGCGATCTGCTCTTTGGGATCGCGGCGGGAGGCGGAGCCGGGGATGGAGCCGGTGGCCTTGGCGGCGGCACGGGTCCCGGGCGAACCACCAGCGACGTTACCTTGCGGGCGGCGTTCGACACACCCACGCGCGCGCGGCGGTTGGATGCCGTGAACAGCAGTGCGCCCATCGCCGCCAGAAGTGTGATCGCCTGCCCGCCGATCATCCATCCCGGCATGCCGGGCGCCGCCGTGGTTTGGGTAGCGGCCACGCACGCGCTCGAAGCTCTCTTGTACTTGATCCCGAGCCGGTCCAGTTCCGGCATGAGCTCGTCGGTTTGAATCGAGAGATGAATGGCCTCCACGCCACGGACACTCGCGGTATTGATGCCCAGCACTTCGCCGCACTGGTTAAACAGCGGACCGCCGGAGTTGCCGGAGTTCACGGCGGCATCCACCTGCAGAAACCCGATATGGGGAAGGCCCTCGGCGCCGCCGCGCAGCAGCTTACTCACCACGCCTTTGTTCACCGAGGGGTCCAG
Coding sequences within:
- a CDS encoding ABC transporter permease encodes the protein MRLLYTLRLRLRSLFRRSAVERDLDEEIAYHVARRVEEEIARGVEPTEARRIAIRAMEGIEQHKEACRDMRRTTPVEDLIRDLRYAARSLLRSPAFTAVTLLSLALGIGANTAIYSLIDKLLVESLPVENPRELVMFQPEGYRSGWIMDRSNVSYPLYRGLSEAQDGFTGLLAERSDNASMEYNGVTQRVAIAAVSGNYFQVLGVRPAAGRLLSPDDNRTPGAHPVAVLTHGFWRERFGADPAIAGRSVRINGYPFTIAGVAQSPFNGLEVGGTLDVIVPAMMLRQVTTYGDALESRSSYIFNLYGRLKPGVTRAGAEARLQPLYLAQVEQDVAAAGARGPSDDRWRESKVHLVDGRRGTSRLRSTLQTPLTALLAMTVVVLLIACANIAGLLMARSAARAKEIGIRLAIGASRRRIARQLLTESLLLAAAGGLLGLLVANATLRALVAQAGESGQRLLAVIGFLDTRVLGVAFAASLITGLTFGVLPALRASRQAAVHLKAGASSERAGHVRLRKALVTAQVALGIVLVAAAGLFQRTLQNLRTTETGFEASHLAQFSLNAGYAGHQPAGTAVLFDRILSGLRAIPGVESATAATFPIFANSHVNFWLEVEGYNYAENENRSCVSNALAPGYFRIMGMKLLRGRDFAASDARNAPRVTIVNETFARKYFPNRDPIGHRIRLSWGLGTRYSYEIVGVVKDARLANLRDAPERNFFMPLAQWDPLNSAVFYVRVRPGGVSADIRNTVQRLAPAIPITGYRTIEQQIDRLLTPERLVASLSLAFGLLATGLAAFGLYGVTAFSVARRTREIGIRIALGAQRSTVLGMVLTDVGRMAAFGIAIGLALSLALSRYVESQLFGVAPRDVATLAAAALLLSAAALFSGWLPARRATRVDPVRALRQD
- a CDS encoding transglutaminase family protein, which codes for MSIRVALHHQTIYEYDQLVTLSPQLVRLRPAPHSRTHVQSYSLKVEPSNHFVNWQQDPQSNWVARYVFPEKTDRFSVEVDLVADMTVVNPFDFFLEPEAENFPFEYDPNLASQLRPFRETLPLTPRLAEYVAAIDRTPQHAVTFLVSLNQRLQKEITYLIRMEPGVQTPEQTLESASGSCRDSAWLLVQVLRNLGLAARFVSGYLIQLTADVKSLDGPSGPAEDFTDLHAWTEVYLPGAGWVGLDPTSGLFAGEGHIPLAATPEPSSAAPITGLVSPSKVEFAHHMKVTRIHEDPRVTKPYTEDQWSRIEALGHQVDDELIAADARLTMGGEPTFVSIDDMDGEEWNTAALGKEKERRAGHLIRRLRDCFAPGGLLHFGQGKWYPGESLPRWAFTCYWRSDKTPLWRDDRWIANPEYDYGYGVEEARRFADSLADRVTVGPSFVIAAFEDPLEYIHKERKLPYNVTPGDSRLADPEERDRLRRVFERGLDQPSGFVLPLRRVFTKDGPAWQSGMWMLRGRHLFLAPGDSPVGLRLPLQSLGHEPPARAQQVFEADPLGPLQDFPQPAIVTAAAPTAHRQRVHEQVASSEGPIVRTALAVEARHGRIHVFLPPTSSAADYLELVMAVEDTAAQLCMPVLVEGYAPPYDSRLHQLKVTPDPGVIEVNVQPASNWNELVDITTTLYEQARQCRLGTEKFMLDGRHTGTGGGNHIVLGGARPADSPFLRRPDLLRSLVCYWLNHPSLSYLFSGTFIGPTSQAPRVDETRADAVYELEIACGLLPDPAHGQSCPPWMVDRIFRNLLVDVTGNTHRAEFCIDKLYSPDSSSGRLGLLEMRAFEMPPHARMSLTQQLLLRALIARFWREPYRERPVRWGTRLHDEFLLPYFVERDFSAVLGGLRRAGYGMEDEWFAPHFEFRFPVYGRVIYEGVEIELRQGIEPWYVLGEEPAAGGATRYVDSSVERLQVRVRNLTGERLQVACNGHVLPLRPTGTHGEFVCGVRYRAWQPPRCLHPTIAVHTPLVFDLYDRVAGRAVGGCTYRVAHPGGRNYETFPVNANEAEARRMARFESFGHTPSQMHVDWRPVDPEFPSTLDLRKRGSGAY
- a CDS encoding trypsin-like peptidase domain-containing protein, which translates into the protein MSLARFFALAMLTAPAWPQADVDEMLRHTAYIELRAGRSRASGSGFPVTDRHVVTNNHVCCKNAQYMAIQPTVTIAGQKYIPAKVLWNEPAKDLAVLELARPLPVSPVVLSAREFVKPGQDVWVAGFPGGSIFVSDAASALDPSVNKGVVSKLLRGGAEGLPHIGFLQVDAAVNSGNSGGPLFNQCGEVLGINTASVRGVEAIHLSIQTDELMPELDRLGIKYKRASSACVAATQTTAAPGMPGWMIGGQAITLLAAMGALLFTASNRRARVGVSNAARKVTSLVVRPGPVPPPRPPAPSPAPPPAAIPKSRSLRGLQGTFSGQAIPLGDAPCVFGRDAGAANLVFPGDAAMVSKRHCQVTRDSSGRVWLEDLWSSNGTFFAAGNRRLQPGAREELKPGDRFYVGSPDNMFEAG
- a CDS encoding PadR family transcriptional regulator produces the protein MSRPSDLVQGTLDLLLLKIIALEPLHGWAIGQRLRHVSGETLQVSDGSLYPALHKLEQSGWITAEWKVTENGRRAKFYKLTRPGQKALAREAETWERLSQAISAVVRLERA
- a CDS encoding serine/threonine-protein kinase, encoding MQFTGEGDVCPKCEWRHGSPAQSTMYLDPGFVLKEQYLVGRCLGAGGFGITYLGWDLNLARRIAIKEYFPSGVGVRATGDPRVFAHSPNVRNDYDWGLERYLEEARVVAQFENHPNIVAVKNYFPANGTAYMVLEHLDGITFEEFLARSGGKVNWDMALRVMTPVMDALREVHKAGLLHRDISPDNIFVLWSGQIKVIDFGAARYSMGQQSRNISVILKPGFAPPEQYETRGDQRPWTDVYAVAATMYRSITGEMPLPAPDRYRHPLPTPSSLGAGIGDMQERALLQALALEPEKRFATMEAFQRALRGEAAAPAPAPDPKPAPPVAKTEPSPTKPPLPSPAPPKPAPVGGFPKWLAAVAGVVFALVAAAVFWPRGGGAPASIEYFRADRETVRAGESAKLTWSVKDATQVYVGGLEQPSSGTMSVSPEETTAYSLVAMNKAGRQERVLRVTVAPRNQQRKEEESSNDEDRPNDQTNDERQPVTAGPKILSFEVSPTTVTPGAEARLHWSVIGANQVKIGSTKLPPSGSAPVRVQASTRYTLRATSSDGRVAEQSLVLNVAREAPPARQVEITRFGFTPPVVSGGQSARLDWSVQNATSVRINNRQVDHSGSTVVRMPTQPISAEIVAEGAGGPVRRTATLSVQSPSSGLPSEPVITQFTLSPSRIYNPGQIVTITYATRNAVRVEITPEVGNLTSTQGRVTVFPKSTTTYTMTAFDARGRSQTRTAAVDLIAANRYDSSNDQRQYRNQPAAPAWRVYHHHGSAMLSGFPIDFGQGRSSANGCYGTLTLNGKNLTFFSNSNDGFNINVDTIAEASQNRLRLGGHVAFHIKMNSGENYNFVPQVSANTIIGAIRRAQ
- a CDS encoding heparin lyase I family protein, producing the protein MSFRLLLFAAAVASPTAAEVLFRADFETGDLSQWAASGTRGQNTTPRNAAAVSDVVHSGKYAGRFTIHADDVFNDRQLRVQVGGPRITVEEGSDTYLSFWLYMAEAPKDRDNFFYWEGAPPPRYNNVMTWWVEPREGGGAWIRYGTGNLGRNGTEWEAEFTPGKWHHLAMHIHWSEDAAKGRVRLWFDGAPALDRALKTKGAESVYFCQPGIHRSPHRPSEDTIYFDDFVMATTLGEVLPKP